GTCCAGCTCCTTGGCGTCGGATGCACCGGCGGTCCCCATGAAGGGCAGGCCAAGATAGTGCATGATTTCCGACATGGCGGCGGAATAGATGCTCATTTCCGGGCCGCCGTAAGCCACGCGTGCGGTCCTCAGGTCAATGGGCGCGGGAACCGCCCCCAGGCAGACCGGCGCTCCGGGTTTTTTCAGCTGAAATATGGCCAGCCCGCTCAACATGCAGGCCAGGTTGGATACCAGCAGCCCGGCACCGGTAACGGGCGCGCTCATGCCGGCCAGGGCACCGCCGAGATAGATGACGGGGATCTCCTTTTCGACGGCCCAAAGGCAGTTGGCCAGGTCTTCATCGGTGTGCATCAGGGGCGCCTGCCAGGTGGAAAAGAAGCCGAAATTGGGTTTTTTCCGGAGAGCGTTTTCACTCCCGGCCACGGCTGCAGCCATGCGGTAGATGGCTTGAAGGTGCTGTTTCCTGAAGGCCCAGCCCAGCACCGGCTTGCCGGTGTGGGTGATCATCTGTGCGAACTCGTGTACCGGCGCCAGGGAAGGCGTAACATCGTCCACCAGGCCGAGCGACATGACGTAATCGATGTTTTCAAGATGGTTGCAGGCCAGGGCCGTGAGGGCCGGGTCGCCCTTGCGGGTTTTGCGCCTTTCACCGGTGTGGGGATCGATGAAATAGGTGCAGGTCGGCCCGGGTCCGAATCTGACATGGCCGGGACCGACGGTCATGTCCCATGCGGCCTTTTTGCCGAAAATGGTGAAAGACGGCGGCGTTGCGGCAACCGCGTCCTCAATGATATGGGCCGGGATGCGCACCCTCGGGCCATCGACCCGCGCTCCGGCCGCCTGCAGGCGGCCGGCAGCCTCGGTATTGTGAACCTCGACGCCCGTGCGCTGCAGGCAGGTCAGGGTCGCCTGATAGATTTTGCGGATCCGGCTCGTGGATAAAAAACGGAGGGCGGGATAGTGCTCTGCAGCGTCATTTGTCACCATGATGTTTTATCCCTGGAAGTTAAGTCTGAAATCGGTCAGAGCAATGTTGCAACTTGGGAACGGTTTTAACGCAACAACATCCAAATGTTTGGGCTTTCATTTTTTGCAAAGTGGGTTATAGTGCCTTTAGCTTACACCTAAACTGAGCGTTTCAAATTTTAGAAATAGGTTACACCATCAACCCATATTTGAAAAGCAGTTTGGGTATAGCTCATTTTTTGGTTAAGGAATACTTTTTTATGCGCGGTTGCCTGTAATAATCCAACTACGGGGTTTATTGAACCTCAACGTTGCAATTTTGAGGTGAAATCGAAAGGAAGTGAACGATGGAAACGATGAACGTCGGGTTCCAACCCGAATTGAGAGTCCTGTCTGAACATGACAAGGAAAAAATATTCAACGCCGCTTTGCGCGTGCTGGAAGCGGGCGGCATGCGGCTGTTGCACGCGGAAGCCCTGCGCCTCTTGGAAGATGCCGGTTGCAGGGTGGAGGAGGGGGGGAACGTTTTCATGCCGCGGGAACTGGTTGAAGCGGCCCTTGCCAGCGCACCGAACAACATTCGTATCTTCGATCGTGAGGGGAAGCACGCCATGGATCTCGGGGGGCGGCGGGCGTATTTCGGCACCGGATCCGACCTGATGTGGTCGTTCGACGCCGGGAAGAACGAGCGTCACCGCGCCAGCCTGGCCGACGTCGCCAGGGCGGCCAAATTGTGCGACGCCCTGCCGAACATCGATTTCATCATGTCGTTTGCCCACCCGCACGAAACCCACCCCGACGCGGCCTACCTGGAGAGCTTCCGCTGCATGGCGGCCAACTCCACCAAACCCATCGTCAACACCGCCAAGGACCGCGGCGACTTGTCCAGGATGTGGGAAATCGGCACCATTTTCCGGGGGAGCGAGGCCCGGCACACCGCGGAACCCTACACCATTCACTACGCCGAACCCATCAGCCCCCTCAAACACCCGCATGCGAGCGTCGACCGGCTCATGTTCTGTGCGGAGAAGGGCATGCCGGTGATCTATTCCCCGGCCCCCATCGCCGGTTCGACCGCGCCCATGACCATTGCGGGCCATGTGGTCCAGGGGCTGGCCGAATCCCTGTTCGGGCTGGTCATTCACCAGCTGAGCCGCAAGGGTGCACCGTTTCTCATGGGCATAGGGGCCGCCGTCCTGGACATGAGCACCAGCCAGTGCAGCTACAATGCGCCGGAGTACCTGATGGCCTATCTGACCGCGGTCGAAATGAGCCATTTTCTCAACGTTCCCAACTGGGGATATGCCGGTACCAGCGACTCCCAGATACCGGACGGACAGGCGACCTTCGAGGCCGGACTGCTGACGTACATGTCCGTGGTGGCGGGGTCCAACCTCAACCATGACATCGGTTACCTGGATTTCGGCCTGACCGGATCTCTGGAAATGATCGTCATCATGGACGAGATCATCGACCAGTACCGCAGGATGCAGCAGGGGGTTCCCGTGAACGAGGAAACCCTGGCCGTGGAGGTGATCGCCGAAGGGGGCCGCAAGGGCGAGTTCCTGTCGCACCCGCACACCCTGGCACACCTGCGCGAAACCCAGTGGCGTCCCGGACTGATGAATCGTCTGGGATTCGAGCAGTGGGATCGGGCAGGACGCAGGGACCTGCTGGCCAGGGCCGGGCAACGGGTCTCCGAGCTCATGGCAAGCCATGCGCCCGTCCCCGTCGAAGAGCGCAAGGAAAAGCTCGTGCAGGCTTGTGTGCAGGCATTCGAGCAGGGGTTGCTCTAGAACCACCGAGCAGGGGAAACTCGATGGTTAGCGAGTTTCGTGGGTCGCTTGAGCTCATCGGGCTATCGAGTAGCTCAACAAACCCAATAAAATCAATTAACAAAATGAAAGCATGGTTGCCCTATGGGAGCCTCACCGGATCGTTAGCGTCTTTTCCCCCTTCTTTTTGATCACGGCAAGCGCCTCCAGCACGGACCCCGGCAGGCCGGGCACCCGGTGATTTTCGATGATGTCGACAAGTTTCTCCTGGACGACGGCCATGGTGTCCCTGGAACCCGCCTGGATCCAGGTTTCGCGATCACCCCGCGCCATCAGCCCCGGCGTCCAGAATTCGTCCTTGAAGTGTTTCAAGGTGTGCGTGTCGGCCAGAAAATGCCCGCCGGGCCCGACATTTTCGATCACTTCCCGGGCGATGGTTTCCCGGTTGATCTCTATGCCGCGGACAAACCGTTTGGCCATGCCGATATTCTCGTTGCCCAGCACGAGTTGGGCCGGGGAGCAGACCATGCCGTCGTCCATGTAGCCGACGTCGTGAATCAGGTTGAGGCTGCCCAGACCCTGGGCCAGTATCGAGAAGGCGGATTCGGCGCCGGCCTGGGCATCCAGGGTTTTTGCCCCGGTGGCTCCGGCCAAGCCCCATGTGGGCAGGCCGAACGACAGGGCGACCTCCGCATAAGCTGCCAGCGCCAGGCTCATTTCGGGGCAGGCAATGGAAAGCAGCCCGGAGGACATGTCGAAGACGCTGAAGTTGCACCCCATGCTGCAGGGACAGCCCGGGTTGCGCAGCTGGGCCAGCACCAGGCACATGAGGGATTCGGCGACGCCCTGAACGATCCCGCCGGCGATGGTTACCGGGGCCGTAGCCCCGAACTGGATCGAGGGTCCCTGCATCTGGGGCATGTTCAGGTCGGAACAGATGAACAGCCGGTCGATGACGTCCGCCGGTTGGACCAGGGGAGAGATGGGCTCGGGGTAAAATATGAGAAACGGTCTGCTCTGGAGGTTATCGAGGCCGCCGGCCACCTCCGCCGCCATTTCATAGACCAGTTCGACGCCTCCGGGCGTATAGCCGATAAAGACGATGGGTTTGGTGGTGTTGGTGACCACCGCTTCGAATTCATGCAGATCGGCGACCGTGGGCGGAACGTCCTGGACCGATCCCATGGGCATGACCCAGTCGATGTGTTCCATGGCATCGGCCACCCTGGCGCCGTTGGCGATGTCGGCCACATAGGTGGGGTGGATCTCGCCGGTGAGGGCATCCATGGAGTTGGGACTTGCCGTGGCGGTTCCGTAATAACTCTTGCG
The nucleotide sequence above comes from Deltaproteobacteria bacterium. Encoded proteins:
- a CDS encoding trimethylamine methyltransferase family protein, whose amino-acid sequence is MVTNDAAEHYPALRFLSTSRIRKIYQATLTCLQRTGVEVHNTEAAGRLQAAGARVDGPRVRIPAHIIEDAVAATPPSFTIFGKKAAWDMTVGPGHVRFGPGPTCTYFIDPHTGERRKTRKGDPALTALACNHLENIDYVMSLGLVDDVTPSLAPVHEFAQMITHTGKPVLGWAFRKQHLQAIYRMAAAVAGSENALRKKPNFGFFSTWQAPLMHTDEDLANCLWAVEKEIPVIYLGGALAGMSAPVTGAGLLVSNLACMLSGLAIFQLKKPGAPVCLGAVPAPIDLRTARVAYGGPEMSIYSAAMSEIMHYLGLPFMGTAGASDAKELDLQAAIEGTLQVVLAQMSGADMVHDTGFLDCADIGSLEMLVMTDEVIAMAKRLSKGIEVNDETLMLDSIDTVGPGGTFIAEPETARRCRAEIFQPGLLDRDAWPTWQESGAESMRDRIREKLADILSRPVEVSLPGDVLDHIETILMSAEKNEK
- a CDS encoding trimethylamine methyltransferase family protein, translating into METMNVGFQPELRVLSEHDKEKIFNAALRVLEAGGMRLLHAEALRLLEDAGCRVEEGGNVFMPRELVEAALASAPNNIRIFDREGKHAMDLGGRRAYFGTGSDLMWSFDAGKNERHRASLADVARAAKLCDALPNIDFIMSFAHPHETHPDAAYLESFRCMAANSTKPIVNTAKDRGDLSRMWEIGTIFRGSEARHTAEPYTIHYAEPISPLKHPHASVDRLMFCAEKGMPVIYSPAPIAGSTAPMTIAGHVVQGLAESLFGLVIHQLSRKGAPFLMGIGAAVLDMSTSQCSYNAPEYLMAYLTAVEMSHFLNVPNWGYAGTSDSQIPDGQATFEAGLLTYMSVVAGSNLNHDIGYLDFGLTGSLEMIVIMDEIIDQYRRMQQGVPVNEETLAVEVIAEGGRKGEFLSHPHTLAHLRETQWRPGLMNRLGFEQWDRAGRRDLLARAGQRVSELMASHAPVPVEERKEKLVQACVQAFEQGLL
- a CDS encoding trimethylamine methyltransferase family protein — its product is MLQSSAVEKRTVSLQVLTDDQVDEIRRASFDVMSNVGFNVLHAGARKMLKAAGCRVKNERVGVPEHVVEACLATAPKGYNIYSRDGRRAMEVEGRKSYYGTATASPNSMDALTGEIHPTYVADIANGARVADAMEHIDWVMPMGSVQDVPPTVADLHEFEAVVTNTTKPIVFIGYTPGGVELVYEMAAEVAGGLDNLQSRPFLIFYPEPISPLVQPADVIDRLFICSDLNMPQMQGPSIQFGATAPVTIAGGIVQGVAESLMCLVLAQLRNPGCPCSMGCNFSVFDMSSGLLSIACPEMSLALAAYAEVALSFGLPTWGLAGATGAKTLDAQAGAESAFSILAQGLGSLNLIHDVGYMDDGMVCSPAQLVLGNENIGMAKRFVRGIEINRETIAREVIENVGPGGHFLADTHTLKHFKDEFWTPGLMARGDRETWIQAGSRDTMAVVQEKLVDIIENHRVPGLPGSVLEALAVIKKKGEKTLTIR